A genomic region of Paenibacillus sp. PL2-23 contains the following coding sequences:
- the nusG gene encoding transcription termination/antitermination protein NusG, whose product MEKRWYVVHTYSGYENKVKTNLERRVESMGMEDKIFRVLVPMEDEVVEKDGKKKTVQRKVYPGYVLVEMVQTDDSWYVVRNTPGVTGFVGSTGSGSKPTPLLPDEVDQILKHMGMEEPKPKIEFELKETVRVKVGPFADFVGSVEEILLDKAKLKVHVNMFGRETPLELDYTQVEKI is encoded by the coding sequence ATGGAAAAAAGATGGTATGTCGTGCACACTTACTCCGGCTATGAGAACAAGGTGAAAACCAACTTGGAGCGCCGGGTTGAATCGATGGGCATGGAGGATAAGATCTTCCGCGTGCTCGTTCCTATGGAGGACGAAGTGGTAGAGAAGGACGGGAAGAAAAAAACCGTTCAGCGCAAGGTCTACCCTGGCTACGTTCTAGTAGAGATGGTTCAAACCGACGATTCGTGGTACGTTGTTCGGAATACGCCTGGTGTAACGGGATTCGTAGGGTCGACGGGATCTGGCTCCAAACCTACTCCTCTGCTGCCTGATGAAGTGGATCAGATTCTGAAACACATGGGCATGGAAGAGCCGAAGCCGAAGATCGAATTCGAGCTTAAGGAAACCGTTCGCGTCAAAGTAGGTCCGTTCGCTGATTTTGTAGGTTCGGTGGAAGAGATTCTGCTTGACAAAGCGAAGCTGAAAGTCCATGTAAACATGTTTGGCAGGGAAACCCCGCTTGAGCTGGACTACACTCAAGTGGAGAAGATATAA
- the rplJ gene encoding 50S ribosomal protein L10 produces MANAKIIQEKQEAVALVASKITSSPSTVIADYRGLNVAQVTELRKQLREAGVEFQVLKNSIVRRATEGTELTSLNDILTGPTAVAFSGEDAVAPAKILNDFAKKNDALKLKGGVVEGKVVGADEIKALAELPSREGLLSMLLSVLQAPMRNFALAVKAVGEKQEAGA; encoded by the coding sequence TTGGCTAACGCTAAGATCATCCAAGAGAAACAAGAAGCGGTTGCTTTGGTCGCGTCGAAGATCACTTCGAGCCCGAGCACAGTTATTGCCGACTATCGCGGACTGAACGTTGCGCAAGTGACTGAGCTGCGTAAGCAGCTTCGCGAAGCAGGCGTAGAGTTCCAAGTTCTGAAGAACTCCATCGTTCGCCGCGCTACGGAAGGTACTGAACTGACGTCGCTGAACGACATTCTTACAGGACCTACAGCGGTAGCATTCAGCGGAGAAGACGCTGTTGCTCCTGCGAAAATCCTGAACGATTTCGCGAAGAAGAACGACGCTCTGAAGCTGAAGGGCGGCGTTGTAGAAGGTAAAGTGGTAGGCGCTGACGAAATCAAGGCGCTTGCAGAGCTTCCTTCCCGCGAAGGCTTGCTTTCCATGCTCCTCAGCGTGCTTCAAGCTCCAATGCGCAACTTCGCGCTTGCGGTTAAAGCGGTTGGAGAGAAACAAGAAGCTGGCGCATAA
- the rpmG gene encoding 50S ribosomal protein L33, with translation MRVIITLACTNCKQRNYATTKNKRNHPDRIELKKFCKFCNEQTPHRETR, from the coding sequence GTGCGGGTAATCATCACGTTGGCATGCACAAACTGCAAACAGAGAAACTATGCGACAACAAAGAACAAACGCAATCACCCCGATCGCATCGAGTTGAAGAAGTTTTGCAAGTTCTGTAACGAGCAAACTCCTCATCGCGAGACGCGATAG
- the rplA gene encoding 50S ribosomal protein L1: MAKHGKKYVEAAKLIDSEASYEPQEAIELVKKAATAKFDESVEVAVRLGVDPRKQDQAVRGVVVLPHGTGKTKRVLVFAKGEKVKEAEAAGADYVGDADMINKIQQGWFEFDVCVATPDMMAEVGKLGRILGGKGLMPNPKAGTVTFDVAKAVQEIKAGKIEYRLDKAGQIHAPIGKVSFDAEKLNENLKALIDALVRAKPAAAKGVYLKNIAVSSTMGPGARVSTASFR; this comes from the coding sequence ATGGCTAAACACGGCAAGAAATATGTAGAAGCAGCGAAGCTGATTGACAGCGAAGCAAGCTACGAGCCTCAAGAAGCGATTGAGCTTGTGAAGAAGGCGGCGACAGCGAAGTTCGACGAGTCCGTCGAAGTAGCAGTACGTCTGGGTGTAGACCCTCGTAAACAAGACCAAGCGGTACGCGGCGTTGTCGTACTTCCGCATGGCACAGGCAAGACTAAGCGCGTTCTCGTTTTCGCTAAAGGCGAAAAAGTGAAAGAAGCGGAAGCTGCTGGCGCTGATTATGTTGGCGATGCTGACATGATCAACAAAATCCAACAAGGCTGGTTCGAATTCGACGTCTGCGTAGCGACGCCGGACATGATGGCTGAAGTTGGTAAGCTCGGCCGTATCCTGGGCGGTAAAGGCCTTATGCCGAACCCGAAAGCAGGTACCGTAACGTTCGACGTTGCGAAAGCCGTTCAAGAAATCAAAGCAGGTAAGATCGAGTACCGTCTGGACAAAGCGGGTCAAATCCACGCTCCAATCGGCAAGGTTTCGTTCGACGCTGAGAAGCTGAACGAAAACCTGAAAGCTCTGATCGACGCCCTGGTTCGCGCGAAACCGGCTGCTGCCAAAGGCGTTTACCTGAAAAACATCGCGGTTTCCTCCACAATGGGTCCTGGCGCTCGCGTCTCGACTGCATCGTTCCGTTAA
- the rpoC gene encoding DNA-directed RNA polymerase subunit beta', which translates to MLDVNNFEYMKIGLASPDKIRSWSRGEVKKPETINYRTLKPEKEGLFCEKIFGPTKDWECHCGKYKRVRYKGVVCDRCGVEVTRAKVRRERMGHIELAAPVSHIWYFKGIPSRMGLALDMSPRSLEEIIYFASYVVTDPGDTPLEKKQLLSEKEYRSYREKYGYGFQAGMGAEAVKKLLQDIDVERELEQLKEELRTAQGQRRNRAIKRLEVIEAFRNSGNAPEWMILDVLPVIPPELRPMVQLDGGRFATSDLNDLYRRVINRNNRLKRLLDLGAPDIIVQNEKRMLQEAVDALIDNGRRGRPVTGPGNRPLKSLSHMLKGKQGRFRQNLLGKRVDYSGRSVIVVGPNLKMFQCGLPKEMALELFKPFVMKELVNKGLAHNIKSAKRKVERVSPEVWDVLEEVIKEHPVLLNRAPTLHRLGIQAFEPILVEGRAIKLHPLVCTAYNADFDGDQMAVHVPLSAEAQAEARLLMLASGNILNPKDGKPVVTPSQDMVLGSYYLTMDNKEAKGSGSVFASVNEAISAYQRGIVSLHARIFIPVKVLKKTNFTEQQQASLMATTVGKVIFNEIFPEDFPYINEATKVNLLQGTPDKYFVYEKGSDLQKFMEELPTAGAVGKDYLGTIIAECFRQYHTTLTAITLDRIKQLGFTYSTKAGITIGVSDVIIPKEKVEIMKASDEKVATVMNQYRRGLITNEERYDRIIGIWSKCKDEITEILMRSMDRYNNIMLMVDSKARGNKSQITQLGGMRGLMANPSGRIIELPIKSNFREGLTVLEYFISTHGARKGLADTALRTADSGYLTRRLVDVAQDVIVREDDCGTDKGFSVAKIQDGKEVIEDLYDRIEGRYAFETVRDPKTGEVIVNRNELIDSNKAEAIVTAGVERLQIRSVLSCRARHGVCKICYGRNLATGKHVEIGEAVGIIAAQSIGEPGTQLTMRTFHTGGVAGDDITQGLPRIQELFEARNPKGQAIISELDGVVKEIREAKDRREIEVQGEAESKVYAVTYGSRIRVTEGQQIEAGDELTDGSIDPKDMLRIKGIRGVQNYILQEVQRVYRNQGVEINDKHVEVMIKQMLRKIRIVDAGDTTLLPGAFVDMHEYEAANSEAIFADKEPAVAKPVLLGITKASLETDSFLSAASFQETTRVLTDAAIKGKVDQLLGLKENVIIGKLIPAGTGMQRYRNIRFAGLEEEAVESAELNEATEAVVVE; encoded by the coding sequence TTGTTGGACGTGAACAACTTCGAGTATATGAAAATTGGTCTGGCTTCGCCGGATAAAATTCGCTCGTGGTCCCGCGGAGAAGTCAAGAAGCCGGAAACCATTAACTACAGAACGCTCAAGCCTGAGAAGGAAGGTCTCTTCTGCGAGAAGATATTCGGACCGACCAAGGACTGGGAATGCCATTGCGGCAAATATAAGCGCGTACGCTACAAAGGCGTCGTCTGCGATCGTTGCGGCGTTGAAGTGACGCGCGCGAAGGTGCGCCGTGAACGGATGGGCCATATCGAGCTTGCCGCTCCGGTATCCCATATCTGGTATTTCAAAGGCATCCCGAGCCGTATGGGTCTTGCGCTGGATATGTCTCCTCGTTCTCTGGAGGAAATTATCTATTTCGCATCTTATGTTGTGACGGATCCAGGCGATACGCCTCTGGAGAAGAAACAGCTCCTGTCCGAGAAGGAATATCGCAGCTACCGCGAGAAATACGGCTACGGCTTCCAAGCTGGAATGGGTGCCGAAGCGGTGAAGAAGCTGCTTCAGGATATCGATGTTGAACGCGAGCTTGAGCAGCTGAAGGAAGAGCTGCGTACGGCTCAAGGCCAGCGCCGTAACCGCGCAATCAAGCGCCTTGAAGTGATCGAGGCATTCCGCAACTCCGGCAACGCGCCGGAATGGATGATCCTTGATGTGCTGCCGGTCATCCCGCCGGAGCTGCGTCCGATGGTACAGCTGGACGGCGGACGCTTCGCGACCTCCGACCTGAACGATCTGTATCGCCGTGTCATCAACCGTAACAACCGTCTGAAGCGTCTGCTTGATCTGGGCGCTCCTGACATTATCGTACAGAACGAGAAACGTATGCTTCAGGAAGCGGTTGACGCTCTGATCGACAACGGCCGCCGCGGCCGTCCGGTCACAGGTCCGGGCAACCGTCCGCTGAAATCGCTCAGCCATATGCTGAAGGGTAAGCAGGGACGTTTCCGTCAGAACCTGCTGGGCAAACGGGTTGACTACTCCGGTCGTTCCGTTATCGTTGTTGGACCGAACCTGAAGATGTTCCAGTGCGGACTTCCGAAGGAAATGGCGCTTGAGCTGTTCAAGCCGTTCGTTATGAAAGAGCTGGTCAACAAAGGCCTCGCCCATAACATCAAGAGCGCGAAGCGCAAAGTTGAACGCGTCAGCCCTGAGGTATGGGATGTGCTTGAGGAAGTCATCAAGGAGCATCCGGTTCTGCTGAACCGTGCCCCCACACTGCATAGACTCGGTATTCAGGCTTTCGAACCGATTCTGGTTGAGGGACGCGCAATCAAGCTGCATCCGCTCGTATGTACGGCCTACAATGCCGACTTCGACGGTGACCAGATGGCCGTTCACGTTCCGCTCTCTGCGGAAGCGCAAGCGGAAGCCCGTCTGCTTATGCTGGCATCGGGCAACATCTTGAACCCTAAGGACGGCAAGCCGGTTGTTACACCATCCCAGGATATGGTTCTCGGATCGTATTATCTGACGATGGACAACAAGGAAGCCAAAGGCTCGGGCTCTGTGTTCGCGTCTGTGAACGAAGCGATCTCCGCATATCAGCGCGGCATCGTTTCGCTGCATGCCCGTATCTTCATTCCGGTGAAGGTGCTGAAGAAAACAAACTTCACAGAGCAGCAGCAAGCTTCCCTGATGGCGACAACGGTCGGCAAAGTCATCTTCAACGAAATCTTCCCAGAGGATTTCCCATATATCAACGAAGCGACCAAAGTGAACCTTCTGCAAGGCACGCCTGACAAGTACTTCGTGTACGAGAAGGGCTCCGATCTTCAGAAGTTTATGGAGGAGCTTCCAACTGCGGGCGCGGTAGGCAAGGACTACCTCGGTACGATTATCGCCGAATGCTTCCGTCAGTATCACACGACGCTTACGGCAATTACGCTTGACCGCATTAAGCAGCTGGGCTTCACTTATTCCACCAAAGCGGGTATCACGATCGGTGTATCCGACGTTATCATTCCGAAGGAAAAAGTGGAGATTATGAAAGCGTCCGACGAGAAGGTTGCTACCGTTATGAATCAGTACCGCCGCGGTCTGATTACGAACGAAGAGCGTTATGACCGAATCATCGGCATCTGGAGCAAATGTAAAGACGAGATCACCGAAATCCTTATGAGATCGATGGATCGTTACAACAACATCATGCTCATGGTGGACTCCAAAGCACGGGGTAACAAATCGCAGATTACCCAGCTCGGCGGCATGCGCGGTCTGATGGCGAATCCGTCCGGCCGAATCATCGAGTTGCCAATCAAATCGAACTTCCGCGAAGGCCTGACGGTACTCGAGTACTTCATCTCGACGCACGGCGCGCGGAAAGGTCTGGCGGATACAGCCCTTCGTACGGCTGACTCCGGCTACCTGACACGTCGTCTCGTAGACGTCGCGCAAGACGTTATTGTTCGCGAAGACGACTGCGGCACGGACAAAGGCTTCTCCGTCGCGAAGATTCAAGACGGCAAAGAGGTTATCGAGGATCTGTACGATCGTATTGAAGGCCGCTACGCGTTCGAGACAGTTCGCGATCCGAAGACCGGCGAGGTCATCGTGAATCGGAACGAGCTGATCGATTCGAACAAAGCGGAAGCGATTGTTACTGCCGGCGTTGAACGTCTGCAGATTCGTTCGGTGCTTAGCTGCCGCGCGCGTCACGGCGTATGTAAGATCTGCTACGGCCGTAACCTGGCGACTGGCAAGCATGTTGAGATTGGCGAAGCGGTTGGCATTATCGCGGCGCAATCCATCGGCGAGCCGGGCACACAGCTCACGATGCGTACGTTCCATACGGGCGGCGTTGCCGGCGATGACATCACGCAAGGTCTTCCGCGTATTCAGGAGCTCTTCGAGGCTCGTAATCCGAAGGGCCAAGCGATTATCTCCGAGCTCGACGGCGTCGTGAAGGAAATTCGCGAGGCGAAGGACCGCCGCGAAATCGAAGTGCAAGGCGAAGCTGAGTCCAAGGTGTATGCTGTTACTTACGGCTCGCGTATCCGCGTGACGGAAGGCCAGCAGATCGAGGCGGGCGACGAGCTGACGGATGGCTCCATCGATCCGAAGGATATGCTTCGCATCAAGGGCATCCGCGGCGTACAGAATTACATTCTGCAGGAAGTACAGCGCGTATACCGTAACCAAGGCGTTGAGATCAACGACAAGCACGTCGAGGTTATGATTAAGCAGATGCTTCGCAAGATCCGCATCGTAGACGCGGGCGATACGACGCTGCTCCCAGGCGCATTCGTAGACATGCATGAATACGAAGCAGCTAACAGCGAAGCCATCTTCGCCGACAAGGAGCCTGCGGTGGCAAAGCCGGTATTGCTCGGTATTACGAAGGCGTCCCTTGAGACGGATTCGTTCTTGTCCGCAGCGTCCTTCCAGGAGACAACTCGTGTCCTGACGGATGCCGCGATCAAAGGCAAGGTCGACCAGCTTCTCGGTCTGAAGGAGAATGTTATTATCGGTAAGCTGATCCCGGCAGGC
- the secE gene encoding preprotein translocase subunit SecE produces MAFLARLKQGFGTTFSFFADSWAELKKVRWPSRKELTSYSLIVFFTVIAVTIYFWLLDIGISELVQLIV; encoded by the coding sequence GTGGCTTTTTTGGCGAGACTGAAGCAAGGCTTTGGTACGACGTTTAGTTTTTTTGCCGACAGCTGGGCGGAGCTGAAGAAGGTTCGCTGGCCAAGTCGTAAGGAGCTCACCAGCTATTCCTTAATCGTGTTCTTCACGGTTATCGCGGTGACGATTTACTTCTGGCTTCTTGACATCGGGATCTCGGAATTGGTTCAGCTGATTGTCTAA
- a CDS encoding class I SAM-dependent methyltransferase → MSNHYYSKTPGTAHNRQTHGDKLRGYELKFVTDAGVFSKAGVDYGSRVLIEAMELRENDRVLDVGCGYGPIGLTAAKLAAGGHVTMIDINERAVELAKENARLNGIANVTIRQSDLFEAVRGDCFDAILTNPPIRAGKAVVHRIFEEGYELLADGGVMWVVIQKKQGAPSAYEKLEAIFGEVDEVTKDKGYRIFRAQKKG, encoded by the coding sequence TTGTCGAATCATTATTATTCGAAGACGCCGGGCACGGCACATAACCGTCAAACCCATGGGGACAAGCTGAGAGGCTATGAATTGAAGTTTGTAACGGATGCGGGCGTATTCTCCAAGGCGGGAGTCGATTATGGAAGCCGCGTTCTCATTGAAGCGATGGAGCTGAGAGAGAATGACCGGGTGCTTGATGTAGGCTGCGGATATGGACCCATCGGGCTTACGGCAGCGAAGCTTGCTGCTGGCGGTCATGTGACGATGATCGATATTAATGAGAGAGCCGTCGAATTGGCGAAGGAGAATGCTAGGCTCAACGGGATTGCGAACGTTACGATCCGCCAAAGCGATCTGTTCGAAGCTGTGCGGGGTGATTGCTTCGATGCGATCCTGACGAATCCGCCTATTCGGGCCGGCAAAGCCGTTGTGCATCGGATCTTTGAAGAGGGCTATGAGCTACTGGCCGATGGCGGCGTCATGTGGGTTGTCATTCAGAAGAAGCAAGGCGCTCCGTCCGCGTACGAAAAGCTTGAAGCTATTTTTGGAGAAGTGGATGAGGTTACGAAGGACAAAGGCTATCGAATCTTCCGAGCGCAAAAAAAAGGTTGA
- the rplK gene encoding 50S ribosomal protein L11 — MAKKVIKMVKLQVPAGKANPAPPIGPALGQAGVNIMAFCKEFNARTADQAGLIIPVVITVFEDRSFTFETKTPPAAVLLRVAAGIEKGSGEPNKKKVATVKRDKVREIAESKMQDLNAASVEAAMRMVEGTARSMGVTIVD; from the coding sequence ATGGCAAAAAAGGTCATCAAGATGGTCAAGCTGCAAGTTCCAGCAGGCAAAGCGAATCCGGCTCCTCCAATCGGTCCGGCGCTCGGTCAAGCAGGCGTTAACATCATGGCATTCTGTAAGGAGTTCAACGCTCGTACAGCGGATCAGGCAGGTCTGATTATTCCAGTCGTGATCACTGTATTCGAAGACCGTTCCTTCACTTTCGAGACGAAGACGCCGCCGGCAGCAGTATTGCTCCGCGTAGCAGCTGGTATCGAGAAGGGTTCGGGCGAACCGAACAAGAAGAAGGTCGCTACTGTGAAGCGTGACAAAGTTCGCGAAATCGCAGAAAGTAAGATGCAAGACCTGAACGCAGCTTCCGTTGAAGCGGCAATGCGTATGGTTGAAGGTACAGCTCGCAGTATGGGCGTAACGATCGTTGACTAA
- the rpoB gene encoding DNA-directed RNA polymerase subunit beta, with translation MRGEVKLAGQLVQYGRRQRRSYARIKEVLEVPNLIEIQQKSYEKFLDNDLIELFQDISPISDFTGNLSLEFIDYSLGEPKYSVDESKERDVTYAAPLRVKVRLFNKETGEVKEQEVFMGDFPLMTETGTFIINGAERVIVSQLVRSPSVYFSTKVDKNGKKTYTATVIPNRGAWLELETDAKDIIYVRIDRTRKIPVTVLLRALGFGTDAEILDLLGHDEYIRNTLDKDSTDSTEKALIEIYERLRPGEPPTLDNAKSLLVARFFDPKRYDLANVGRYKINKKLHIKNRLFNQRLAENLVDPSTGEIIAETGQMIDRRLLDEILEKLETNVGFKTYHVANGVLDADSIPLQAISVFSPLDDTKVIKVIANGIIDKSVKHITPADIISSINYFINLLHGVGSTDDIDHLGNRRLRSVGELLQNQFRIGLSRMERVVRERMSIQDANAITPQALINIRPVIASIKEFFGSSQLSQFMDQTNPLAELTHKRRLSALGPGGLTRERAGFEVRDVHASHYGRMCPIETPEGPNIGLINSLSTFARINEYGFIEAPYRWVDPKTGIVTEQIAYLTADEEDNYVIAQANAELTEEGKFAQAQTIVRYKKQADNILTMPSDRVDYMDVSPKQVVSVATALIPFLENDDSNRALMGSNMQRQAVPLLIPKAPFVGTGMEHKAAKDSGVCIVSKYDGVIERSSANEIWLRRVEMIDGKPVNGDLVKHKLHKFMRSNQGTCINQRPIVRKGDVIKKGDILADGPSTEMGDLALGRNVVVAFMTWEGYNYEDAILLSEKLVKEDVYTSIHIEEYESEARDTKLGPEEITRDIPNVGEEALRNLDERGIIRVGAEISAGDILVGKVTPKGVTELTAEERLLHAIFGEKAREVRDTSLRVPHGTDGIVVDVKVFTRENGDELPPGVNQLVRAYIAQKRKISEGDKMAGRHGNKGVIARIMPEEDMPFLPDGTPVEVVLNPLGVPSRMNIGQALEVHLGMACKRLGIHAATPVFDGARENDVFDTMEEAGMQRNGKTILYDGRTGESFEREVTVGVMYMIKLAHMVDDKIHARSTGPYSLVTQQPLGGKAQFGGQRFGEMEVWALEAYGAAYTLQEILTVKSDDVVGRVKTYESIVKGENVPEPGVPESFKVLIKELQSLGMDVKILTENEEEIEMKEIDDDDEATGDKLNLNLEGAEAGVE, from the coding sequence ATGAGGGGTGAGGTTAAGTTGGCAGGACAACTTGTTCAGTATGGTCGGCGTCAGCGGAGAAGCTACGCAAGGATCAAAGAGGTGCTGGAAGTCCCGAACCTGATTGAAATCCAACAAAAATCGTACGAGAAGTTTCTGGACAACGATTTGATCGAATTGTTCCAGGATATCTCGCCGATCTCGGACTTTACGGGTAATCTATCGCTTGAGTTTATCGACTACAGCTTGGGCGAGCCGAAATATTCGGTGGATGAATCAAAAGAACGCGACGTTACATACGCTGCTCCACTACGCGTAAAGGTACGTCTGTTCAACAAGGAAACGGGCGAGGTTAAGGAACAAGAAGTGTTCATGGGCGATTTCCCGCTTATGACGGAGACGGGCACGTTTATCATTAACGGCGCCGAACGCGTTATCGTCAGCCAATTGGTTCGCTCCCCAAGTGTGTACTTCAGCACGAAGGTTGATAAGAACGGGAAGAAAACGTACACGGCTACGGTTATCCCTAACCGCGGCGCTTGGCTGGAGCTTGAGACGGATGCCAAGGATATCATCTACGTTCGTATTGACCGGACCCGGAAAATACCGGTAACGGTGCTTTTGCGTGCGCTAGGATTCGGCACAGACGCTGAAATTCTGGATCTGCTCGGCCATGATGAGTATATTCGCAACACGCTGGATAAGGACAGCACGGATTCCACGGAGAAAGCGCTCATCGAGATTTACGAGCGTCTGCGCCCGGGCGAGCCTCCAACGCTGGACAACGCGAAGAGCCTTCTGGTCGCGCGATTCTTCGACCCGAAACGCTATGATCTGGCCAATGTCGGCCGTTACAAAATAAATAAAAAGCTCCACATCAAGAACCGTCTGTTCAATCAGCGTCTTGCGGAGAATCTGGTTGATCCGTCCACTGGCGAGATTATCGCCGAGACGGGACAGATGATTGACCGTCGTCTCCTGGATGAGATTCTGGAGAAGCTGGAGACGAACGTGGGCTTCAAGACGTACCATGTCGCCAACGGCGTCCTGGATGCCGATAGTATTCCACTGCAGGCGATTAGTGTATTCTCGCCGCTGGATGATACGAAGGTGATCAAGGTCATCGCCAATGGCATCATCGATAAGTCCGTTAAGCATATTACGCCTGCGGACATTATCTCTTCGATCAACTATTTCATCAACCTGCTGCACGGTGTTGGCAGCACGGATGATATCGACCACCTGGGCAACCGTCGTCTGCGTTCTGTAGGCGAGCTGCTGCAGAATCAGTTCCGTATCGGTCTATCCCGTATGGAGCGCGTCGTACGCGAGAGAATGTCGATTCAGGACGCGAACGCGATTACGCCTCAGGCGCTGATCAACATACGTCCGGTTATCGCTTCGATCAAGGAGTTCTTCGGCTCGTCCCAGCTGTCCCAGTTCATGGACCAGACGAATCCGCTGGCTGAGCTTACGCATAAGCGCCGTCTGTCCGCGCTTGGACCGGGCGGTCTGACGCGCGAGCGCGCGGGCTTCGAGGTCCGAGACGTCCATGCGTCCCACTACGGCCGTATGTGTCCGATCGAGACGCCAGAGGGTCCGAACATCGGCTTGATCAACTCCTTGTCGACCTTCGCCCGCATCAATGAATATGGCTTCATCGAGGCGCCATATCGCTGGGTAGATCCCAAGACGGGAATCGTCACGGAGCAGATCGCTTATCTGACTGCCGATGAAGAGGACAACTACGTTATCGCGCAAGCGAACGCGGAGCTGACCGAAGAAGGCAAGTTCGCGCAAGCGCAGACGATCGTGCGTTACAAGAAGCAGGCAGACAACATCCTGACGATGCCAAGCGACCGCGTCGACTACATGGACGTATCGCCTAAGCAGGTCGTATCGGTTGCGACAGCGCTCATTCCATTCCTTGAGAATGACGACTCCAACCGCGCCCTGATGGGATCGAACATGCAGCGGCAGGCCGTTCCGCTCCTTATTCCGAAGGCGCCGTTCGTCGGCACGGGCATGGAGCACAAGGCAGCCAAGGATTCCGGCGTCTGTATCGTATCCAAATATGACGGTGTCATCGAACGCTCGTCCGCGAACGAGATCTGGCTGCGCCGCGTCGAGATGATCGACGGCAAGCCGGTGAACGGGGATCTGGTCAAGCATAAGCTGCACAAATTTATGCGTTCCAACCAAGGCACGTGCATCAACCAGCGTCCTATCGTCCGTAAGGGCGACGTCATCAAGAAGGGCGACATTCTGGCCGACGGTCCTTCGACCGAAATGGGCGACTTGGCTCTGGGCCGCAACGTCGTCGTAGCGTTTATGACGTGGGAAGGCTACAACTACGAGGATGCCATCCTCCTGAGCGAGAAGCTGGTGAAGGAAGACGTGTACACGTCCATTCACATCGAGGAATACGAATCCGAAGCCCGCGACACGAAGCTGGGACCTGAGGAGATTACACGCGATATTCCGAACGTCGGCGAAGAGGCTCTTCGCAATCTCGACGAGCGCGGCATTATCCGTGTAGGCGCTGAGATCAGCGCTGGCGATATTCTCGTCGGCAAGGTAACGCCGAAGGGCGTAACGGAGCTGACAGCCGAGGAAAGATTGCTTCATGCGATCTTCGGCGAGAAGGCGCGCGAGGTTCGCGATACGTCACTCCGCGTTCCGCATGGTACGGACGGTATCGTCGTAGACGTGAAGGTGTTCACCCGCGAGAACGGCGACGAGCTGCCGCCGGGCGTGAACCAGCTGGTTCGCGCTTATATCGCACAGAAGCGTAAGATTTCTGAAGGCGATAAGATGGCAGGACGCCATGGTAACAAGGGTGTTATCGCGCGTATCATGCCGGAAGAGGATATGCCGTTCCTGCCGGACGGAACGCCTGTTGAGGTCGTTCTGAACCCGCTCGGCGTACCGTCCCGGATGAACATCGGCCAGGCGCTGGAGGTTCACCTTGGCATGGCGTGCAAGCGTCTCGGCATTCATGCCGCTACTCCTGTATTCGACGGCGCTCGCGAGAACGACGTATTCGATACGATGGAAGAAGCCGGCATGCAGCGTAACGGCAAAACGATTCTGTACGATGGACGTACCGGCGAGAGCTTCGAGCGCGAAGTGACGGTAGGCGTCATGTATATGATCAAGCTGGCGCACATGGTCGATGACAAAATCCATGCCCGCTCGACGGGTCCTTACTCACTCGTTACGCAGCAGCCTCTCGGCGGTAAAGCCCAGTTCGGCGGACAGCGCTTCGGCGAGATGGAGGTTTGGGCGCTTGAGGCGTACGGCGCAGCCTACACGCTTCAAGAGATTCTTACCGTCAAATCCGATGACGTGGTCGGCCGCGTGAAGACGTACGAGTCGATCGTCAAGGGCGAGAATGTTCCGGAGCCAGGCGTACCGGAGTCGTTCAAGGTTTTGATCAAGGAGCTTCAAAGCTTGGGTATGGACGTTAAGATCCTGACCGAGAACGAAGAAGAGATCGAAATGAAGGAAATTGACGATGACGACGAAGCTACGGGCGATAAGCTCAATCTTAATTTAGAAGGCGCTGAAGCAGGCGTTGAATAA
- the rplL gene encoding 50S ribosomal protein L7/L12: MSNEQILEAIKGMTVLELNDLVKAIEEEFGVTAAAPVAVVAGGGAAEAAAQTEFDVILTSAGASKINVIKVVREITGLGLKEAKDLVDNAPKAIKEKVSEEEANGVKAKLEEAGAAVEVK, translated from the coding sequence ATGTCTAACGAGCAAATCCTAGAAGCAATCAAAGGTATGACTGTTCTTGAACTGAACGATCTTGTTAAAGCAATCGAAGAAGAATTCGGCGTAACAGCTGCAGCTCCAGTTGCAGTAGTAGCTGGCGGCGGCGCTGCTGAAGCTGCTGCTCAAACAGAATTCGACGTTATCTTGACAAGCGCTGGCGCTTCCAAAATCAACGTTATCAAAGTAGTTCGCGAAATCACTGGTCTTGGCCTGAAAGAAGCAAAAGACCTGGTTGACAACGCACCAAAAGCAATCAAAGAAAAAGTTAGCGAAGAAGAAGCTAACGGCGTAAAAGCTAAGCTTGAAGAAGCTGGCGCAGCTGTAGAAGTGAAGTAA